Proteins encoded within one genomic window of Deinococcus grandis:
- a CDS encoding HD domain-containing phosphohydrolase has product MTDSFAHDLLLSTTRFLLARSDPDSLCRDGLSFLAGQLGAALGMLYLRETDVTYRLHSRVGTHPLLHVHELQIMEPGWEDLLQAGTWISTPVPAPDWTGPEDRNYARLGARHLVNFGLYSGPRLIGTVNLLFGEPRPDLADLEVLGTVGALWGTLLARLQAQRELAGREAMLRMITDQGSDLLSVVDEQGVITYQGAASEALIGYPADFLIGRPYDGAIHRADLPGVTAALENLRRVPGSSVSLSFRIRHAQGKLVWLEANARNLLHEPAVRGVVIHMRDVTAAQATQRYLERRVQDLTLMHDTGRLLHLSRTVPEVAEGLVDLIQGRLGYPHVQVGRVLEDGSVEAVAREPGVRAAPITRLGPGEGLIGAAVQAGQTLYVADVRQDARYAERHAGMRSEVIVPIHVGGQLWGVLNVEAPQVNAFDHRDIQTLETVAGQAGAVLANVSLLDDLRRSRDELRAAYDETLAGWARALDLRDRETEGHSQRVTDLTLALARRLGVPQEDLIHLWRGALLHDIGKVGIPDAILHKPGPLTDEEWQVMRQHPQMAFDVLRPIRFLHPALDVPLAHHEHWDGGGYPHSLRGEQIPLAARIFSIVDVWDALRSDRPYRRAWTAERALAHLEAQSGRQFDPQVVRAFMALLADQQPVDGESA; this is encoded by the coding sequence CATGCTGTACCTGCGCGAGACGGACGTCACGTACCGCCTGCACAGCCGAGTCGGCACGCACCCGCTGCTGCACGTCCACGAGTTGCAGATCATGGAACCCGGCTGGGAGGACCTGTTGCAGGCTGGCACGTGGATCAGCACGCCGGTGCCCGCCCCGGACTGGACCGGGCCGGAGGACCGCAACTACGCGCGGCTGGGCGCGCGGCACCTCGTGAATTTCGGCCTGTACAGCGGGCCGCGCCTGATCGGTACCGTGAACCTGCTGTTCGGCGAGCCGCGCCCGGACCTGGCGGACCTGGAGGTGCTGGGCACGGTGGGGGCGCTGTGGGGAACGCTGCTGGCGCGGCTGCAGGCGCAGCGGGAACTCGCGGGCCGCGAGGCGATGCTGCGCATGATCACCGACCAGGGCAGCGACCTGCTGAGCGTCGTGGACGAGCAGGGGGTCATCACGTACCAGGGGGCCGCCTCGGAGGCGCTGATCGGGTACCCGGCGGACTTCCTGATCGGCAGGCCCTATGACGGCGCGATCCACCGAGCGGACCTGCCGGGTGTCACGGCGGCGCTGGAGAACCTGCGGCGCGTGCCGGGCAGTTCCGTGAGCCTCTCGTTCCGGATCCGGCACGCGCAGGGCAAGCTGGTGTGGCTGGAAGCGAACGCCCGCAACCTCCTGCACGAACCGGCCGTGCGCGGCGTCGTGATCCACATGCGGGACGTGACGGCCGCGCAGGCCACGCAGCGGTACCTGGAGCGGCGCGTGCAGGACCTGACACTGATGCACGACACGGGGAGGCTGCTGCACCTGAGTCGCACGGTGCCCGAGGTGGCCGAGGGCCTGGTGGACCTGATCCAGGGGCGGCTGGGGTACCCGCACGTGCAGGTGGGCCGCGTGCTGGAGGACGGCAGTGTCGAGGCGGTCGCGCGGGAGCCCGGGGTGCGCGCCGCGCCGATCACCCGCCTCGGGCCCGGCGAGGGCCTGATCGGCGCGGCGGTGCAGGCCGGGCAGACGCTGTATGTCGCGGACGTGCGTCAGGACGCCCGCTACGCCGAACGGCACGCGGGCATGCGCAGCGAGGTGATCGTGCCCATCCACGTCGGCGGGCAGCTGTGGGGCGTACTGAACGTCGAGGCGCCGCAGGTCAACGCCTTTGACCACCGGGACATCCAGACGCTGGAGACGGTGGCCGGGCAGGCCGGCGCGGTCCTGGCGAACGTGTCTCTGCTGGACGACCTGCGCCGCAGCCGGGACGAACTGCGCGCCGCGTACGACGAGACGCTGGCCGGCTGGGCGCGCGCGCTGGACCTGCGTGACCGCGAGACCGAGGGCCACAGCCAGCGCGTGACGGACCTGACGCTGGCCCTGGCGCGGCGCCTGGGCGTCCCGCAGGAGGACCTGATCCACCTGTGGCGCGGCGCGCTGCTGCACGACATCGGCAAGGTCGGCATTCCCGACGCGATCCTGCACAAGCCCGGCCCGCTGACCGACGAGGAGTGGCAGGTCATGCGTCAGCACCCGCAGATGGCCTTCGACGTGCTGCGGCCCATCCGGTTCCTGCACCCGGCGCTGGACGTCCCGCTGGCGCACCACGAGCACTGGGACGGCGGCGGGTACCCGCACAGCCTGCGTGGCGAGCAGATCCCGCTGGCCGCGCGGATCTTCTCGATCGTGGACGTCTGGGACGCGCTGCGCAGCGACCGGCCCTACCGCCGGGCCTGGACGGCCGAGCGGGCGCTCGCGCACCTGGAGGCGCAGTCCGGGCGGCAGTTCGACCCGCAGGTCGTGCGGGCCTTCATGGCGCTGCTGGCCGATCAGCAGCCCGTGGACGGGGAGAGCGCGTGA
- a CDS encoding GGDEF domain-containing protein, translating to MSAVTAQALREELEALARAALDTDDLAERTTYLRDAAYLALDLGDAPQAMTHALACLDAARRTADLALQARAHMTIALVMGDVHDDVGAATHFREAEGLARSARDARGVAATNVNAAHYDQERGHFASSVLRLLTLRRSPYAAALEHDEQGKGLDQVFHVNFVRGAASALLGLGVDAELRASLEARRDEMNAQLQESAAALRRLHRREVPLTNSRWLTDVLESLLIHARLTGDPPLARQLADEWVQLAGDWNVTAQLGRALLGRAELRAQLGEWPEVRVDAARAAELFGDDHPSRALSARQLLARAFAAQGEWRAAFEVQQALSAQAERIYRAFMQQSARLRIIERQAIEAEVRAAAFAEAALRDPLTGIPNRAGALRRLDQLVRAARRGRPCAVALLDIDHFKSVNDRFGHAAGDEALRRVAATVTRSIREVDQLARYGGEEFLLLLDGLTLPEARRACRRVGQLITEIDWEDVAPGLRVTASIGLAALRPGLDREVILREADAAMYAAKAAGRNTVRLSVTSG from the coding sequence GTGAGTGCCGTCACCGCCCAGGCCCTGCGGGAGGAACTCGAGGCGCTCGCGCGGGCCGCGCTGGACACCGACGACCTGGCCGAGCGGACCACGTACCTGCGGGACGCGGCGTACCTCGCGCTGGACCTGGGGGACGCGCCCCAGGCGATGACGCACGCCCTGGCGTGCCTGGACGCCGCGCGGCGCACGGCGGACCTGGCCCTTCAGGCGCGCGCGCACATGACGATCGCCCTGGTGATGGGCGACGTGCACGACGACGTGGGCGCCGCCACGCACTTCCGCGAGGCGGAGGGCCTGGCGCGCAGCGCCCGCGACGCGCGGGGCGTGGCCGCCACGAACGTGAACGCCGCTCACTACGATCAGGAACGCGGGCATTTCGCGTCCAGCGTGCTGCGCCTGCTGACGCTGCGGCGCTCGCCGTACGCGGCGGCACTGGAACACGACGAGCAGGGCAAGGGGCTCGATCAGGTGTTCCACGTGAATTTCGTGCGGGGCGCGGCGAGCGCGCTGCTGGGCCTCGGCGTGGACGCCGAACTGCGCGCCTCGCTGGAGGCCCGCCGGGACGAGATGAACGCGCAACTGCAGGAATCGGCCGCGGCGCTGCGGCGCCTGCACCGCCGCGAGGTGCCGCTCACGAATTCCCGTTGGCTGACCGACGTGCTCGAGTCGCTGCTCATCCACGCCCGCCTGACGGGGGACCCGCCACTGGCGCGGCAGCTGGCCGACGAGTGGGTGCAGCTCGCCGGGGACTGGAACGTGACGGCGCAGCTGGGGCGGGCGCTATTGGGCCGCGCGGAACTGCGCGCGCAACTGGGCGAGTGGCCCGAGGTCCGCGTGGACGCGGCGCGCGCTGCCGAGCTGTTCGGGGATGACCATCCCAGCCGGGCGCTGTCGGCGCGGCAGCTGCTGGCGCGGGCGTTCGCGGCGCAGGGCGAGTGGCGTGCGGCGTTCGAGGTGCAGCAGGCCCTCTCGGCGCAGGCCGAGCGGATCTACCGGGCGTTCATGCAGCAGAGTGCGCGGCTGCGCATCATCGAGCGGCAGGCGATCGAGGCGGAGGTCCGCGCGGCGGCGTTCGCGGAGGCGGCGCTGCGCGACCCGCTGACCGGCATTCCCAACCGGGCGGGGGCGCTGCGGCGACTGGATCAGCTGGTCCGCGCGGCGCGGCGCGGCCGGCCGTGCGCGGTGGCGCTGCTGGACATCGATCATTTCAAGTCGGTGAACGACCGGTTCGGTCACGCGGCGGGGGACGAGGCGCTGCGGCGCGTAGCGGCCACCGTGACCCGCTCGATCCGTGAGGTGGATCAGCTGGCCCGCTACGGCGGTGAGGAGTTCCTGCTGCTTCTGGACGGCCTGACCCTGCCGGAGGCGCGCCGCGCGTGCCGCCGCGTGGGGCAGCTGATCACCGAGATCGACTGGGAGGACGTCGCGCCGGGCCTGCGCGTGACGGCCAGTATCGGCCTGGCGGCCCTCCGCCCGGGCCTGGACCGCGAGGTGATCCTGCGCGAGGCGGACGCCGCCATGTACGCCGCGAAGGCCGCCGGGCGCAACACCGTGCGCCTCTCGGTCACGTCCGGCTGA
- a CDS encoding ABC transporter permease, protein MTALPAAPTRAPARLTPAQLALRRFRRSRAGVLSAWVLAALYLMALLSGFLAPYSITAQHEEYPYQRPQAVHVVHDGQLTRPFVYGFRKTRDPVTFASTFSEDRTRPIPILFLVRGDDPAESRHSLLGVFRSQWHLFGVRDGYYFPLGTDKFGRDLLSRMLVGSQVSLTVGLIGILISFTIGIVLGGVSGYFGGWVDNLIQRLVEVLLSFPRLPILLALSTIIPARWPSTWVYLGIVAVLALIGWAGLARVVRGQVMGARGLDYVQAARAIGAPDLRVILRHIMPNLSSFLIVTATLALPGYILGESALSFLGLGIKEPMTSWGLLLKDAQNFETLSQHPWLLLPGVLIVISVLAFNFVGDALRDAADTQSR, encoded by the coding sequence ATGACTGCCCTGCCCGCCGCACCGACCCGCGCGCCCGCCCGCCTCACGCCCGCCCAGCTGGCCCTGCGCCGCTTCCGCCGCTCCCGCGCTGGCGTGCTCAGCGCCTGGGTGCTCGCCGCGCTGTACCTGATGGCCCTGCTCTCCGGCTTCCTGGCGCCGTACTCCATCACCGCCCAGCACGAGGAGTACCCCTACCAGCGGCCCCAGGCGGTGCACGTCGTGCACGACGGCCAGCTCACGCGGCCCTTCGTGTACGGATTCAGGAAAACCCGCGACCCCGTGACCTTCGCCAGCACGTTCAGTGAGGACCGCACCCGGCCCATTCCCATCCTGTTCCTCGTGCGGGGCGACGATCCGGCCGAGAGCCGCCACTCGCTGCTGGGCGTCTTCAGGAGCCAGTGGCACCTGTTCGGCGTGCGGGACGGGTACTACTTCCCGCTGGGCACCGACAAGTTCGGCCGCGACCTGCTCTCGCGCATGCTGGTCGGCTCGCAGGTGAGCCTCACGGTCGGACTGATCGGCATCCTGATCAGCTTCACCATCGGGATCGTGCTGGGCGGCGTCAGCGGGTACTTCGGCGGCTGGGTGGACAACCTCATCCAGCGGCTGGTGGAGGTGCTGCTGTCGTTCCCGCGCCTGCCCATCCTGCTCGCCCTGAGCACCATCATTCCCGCCAGGTGGCCCAGTACCTGGGTGTACCTGGGCATCGTGGCGGTGCTCGCCCTGATCGGCTGGGCCGGACTGGCGCGCGTGGTGCGCGGTCAGGTCATGGGCGCGCGCGGCCTGGACTACGTGCAGGCCGCCCGGGCCATCGGCGCGCCGGACCTGCGCGTGATCCTGCGGCACATCATGCCCAACCTCAGCTCCTTCCTGATCGTCACCGCCACCCTCGCCCTGCCCGGCTACATCCTGGGCGAGAGCGCCCTGAGCTTCCTGGGCCTGGGCATCAAGGAACCCATGACGAGCTGGGGCCTGCTGCTGAAAGACGCGCAGAACTTCGAGACGCTCAGCCAGCACCCCTGGCTGCTGCTGCCCGGCGTGCTGATCGTGATCAGCGTCCTGGCCTTCAACTTCGTCGGGGACGCCCTGCGCGACGCCGCCGACACCCAGAGCCGCTGA
- a CDS encoding ABC transporter permease: MLTYTVRRVLGMIPTLLLISVVCFAVIQLQPGSFLDQYREDPRVTPEALQAMTRQLGLDQPVWMQYLNWVKGIVLHGDFGYSFANSRPVSSLIWERLGWTVFLAVLTLLVSWVVAVPLGIYTALHRHRKRSAALNFLGYLSLATPDFLVALLLIALVLALGGTNVGGLFSPDMIDAPWSVARVLDLLAHLWIPMIAIGLEGVAGLMRQMRASMLDVLSQDFIRTARAKGAGGRRVLWGHAVRNAVNPLISLAGLSLPSLISGTIIASIVLNLPTIGPYLYDALLNKDQFVAMTLLMFSALLLLIGNLLSDLALAWADPRVRFE; this comes from the coding sequence ATGCTGACGTACACCGTCCGCCGCGTGCTGGGCATGATTCCCACGCTGCTGCTCATCAGCGTGGTGTGTTTCGCGGTCATCCAGCTGCAACCCGGCAGTTTCCTCGACCAGTACCGCGAGGATCCGCGCGTGACTCCCGAGGCCCTGCAGGCCATGACCCGGCAGCTGGGCCTGGATCAGCCGGTCTGGATGCAGTACCTGAACTGGGTGAAGGGCATCGTGCTCCACGGTGACTTCGGGTACTCGTTCGCCAACAGCCGCCCCGTGAGCAGCCTGATCTGGGAACGGCTGGGCTGGACGGTCTTCCTGGCCGTGCTGACCCTGTTGGTCTCCTGGGTGGTGGCGGTCCCGCTAGGTATCTACACCGCGCTGCACCGCCACCGCAAACGCAGCGCCGCCCTGAACTTCCTGGGGTACCTGAGCCTCGCCACGCCGGACTTCCTGGTGGCGCTGCTCCTGATCGCGCTGGTGCTCGCCCTGGGCGGCACGAACGTGGGCGGCCTGTTCAGCCCGGACATGATCGACGCGCCCTGGAGTGTCGCCCGCGTGCTGGATCTGCTCGCGCACCTGTGGATTCCCATGATCGCCATCGGCCTGGAAGGCGTGGCGGGCCTGATGCGGCAGATGCGCGCCTCCATGCTGGACGTCCTGTCGCAGGACTTCATCCGCACCGCGCGCGCCAAGGGCGCTGGCGGCCGGCGGGTCCTGTGGGGGCACGCGGTCCGCAACGCCGTGAACCCCCTGATCAGCCTCGCGGGCCTGAGCCTGCCCAGCCTGATCAGTGGCACGATCATCGCCAGCATCGTCCTGAACCTCCCGACCATCGGCCCGTACCTGTACGACGCCCTGCTGAACAAGGACCAGTTCGTGGCCATGACCCTGCTGATGTTCAGCGCCCTGCTGCTCCTGATCGGCAACCTCCTGAGCGACCTGGCCCTGGCCTGGGCCGACCCGCGCGTGAGGTTCGAATGA